Part of the Mixophyes fleayi isolate aMixFle1 chromosome 12, aMixFle1.hap1, whole genome shotgun sequence genome is shown below.
CGCCTGCAGCCAATATTTCCGCAAGCTCTTTACCGTGGCGCCTTCTGGTAAACCGTCACGGGATGTGTGTCATCTGGACTTCCTGAAGCCTGATGCGCTGGGGGCTCTCCTGGACTTTGCCTACACAGCCACACTGACCATCAGCAACGCAAACATGCGGGATGTGCTCCGTGCTGCCCGCCTGCTGGAGATCCCATGCGTGGTGGAGGCCTGTGTAGAAATCCTGCGCTGTAACGGCAGTCGGGAAGAGATGGGAGGAGACGCAGAGGACCTTGATGGGTTTTTACGGGCACGGCAATATCTAGAATGTTATGGTGCACAGGAAAATGGTGAGGACAACACACCACCTCCAGAGGTAGACGGCCTCCACCCGACTTCCCTCTCCATGCCGCAGCACCAAAAGCCAGTGCAACTCATTCCCCGTAAGCGCAGGAGGAAGTTTCTGCAGCCCAGTCAGCGGGCCCAGAATGGCAGTCCCTACGTTGTGGAAGACGATTCTATGGAAAGGGCAGCCAGCCCCACAGAAGCCCCATCACCTACAGAGTTGCCTCCAGATGACGGCAGCCTGGGTTGCAACCGATACACGTCGGACAACGGCCTGGTGGGTCAACATCTCTttgttcccccctctccaccGGAGGACCTCTTGTCTGATGAGGAGCACTCCGACATTCGATTCCTGAACCCGTTGGACCATGAGAATCCAGAATTGGCAGCCACCTCCCTAGATGACAATGGCAAGCAGATGAGAAGACGACGGTCACAGATGCCCCAGGAGTGTCCTGTGTGCCACAAAATTATCCACGGTGCTGGCAAACTGCCCCGCCACATGCGCACTCACACGGGGGAGAAGCCATTTGTGTGTCAGGTCTGCGGAGTCAGGTTCACCAGGTAAATATGCTGCTTGTGAAGTCTCTGTCCTTCCTTGCTGTCCTCTGTATGTCTTTCTCTGTCTCTAACCGCTCATATACTAACTGGCACAGTATCACCACCAAACAGTAATCACATTCCTGCAGTGACCTGAAACAACCTCTAGATGTCCCTGTTTGACAATAATAACTAGTGTCACCTAGAGCGCAGACACTGCAGTAACCTGTAACAGCCTCTAGGTGTTCTTGCTTGACAATAATAACTAGTGCCACCTAGAGCCTAGACACTGCAGTAACCTGTAACAGCCTCTAGGTGTCCCTGCACAGGAATAATAAGTAGCACCACCTAGATCCCAGACACTGCAGTAACCTGTAACAGCCTCTAGGTGTCCCTGCACAGGAATAATAAGTAGCACCACCTAGAACCCAGACACTGCAGTAACCTGTAACAGCCTCTAGGTGTCCCTGCTTGACAATAATAACTAGTGTCACCTAGAGCGCAGACACTGCAGTAACCTGTAACAGCCTCTAGGTGTTCTTGCTTGACAATAATAACTAGTGCCACCTAGAGCCTAGACACTGCAGTAACCTGTAACAGCCTCTAGGTGTCCCTGCACAGGAATAATAAGTAGCACCACCTAGATCCCAGACACTGCAGTAACCTGTAACAGCCTCTAGGTGTCCCTGCACAGGAATAATAAGTAGCACCACCTAGAACCCAGACACTGCAGTAACCTGTAACAGCCTCTAGGTGTCCCTGCACAGGAATAATAAGTAGCACCACCTAGATCCCGGACACTGCAGTAACCTGTAACAGCCTCTAGGTGTTCTTGCTTGACAATAATAACTAGTGCCACCTAGAGCCCAGACACTGCAGTAACCTGTAACAGCCTCTAGGTGTCCCTGCACAGGAATAATAAGTAGCACCACCTAGAACCCGGACACTGCAGTAACCTGCAACAGCCTGTAGGTGTCCTTGCTTGACAATAATAACTAGTGTCACCTAGAACTTGGACGCTGCAGTAACCTGTAACAGCCTCTAGGTGTCCCTGCTTGACAATAATAACTAGTGCCACCTAGAGCCCAGACACTACAGTAACCTGTAACAGCCTCTAGGTGTCCCTGCTTGACAATAATAACTAGTGTCACCTAGAGCCCAGACACTGCAGTAACCTGTAACAGCCTCTAGGTGTCCCTGCTTGACAATAATAACTAGTGTCACCTAGAGCCCAGACACTACAGTAACCTGTAACAGCCTCTAGGTGTCCCTGCTTGACAATAATAACTAGTGTCACCTAGAGCCCAGACACTGCAGTAACCTGTAACAGCCTCTAGGTGTCCCTGCTTGACAATAAT
Proteins encoded:
- the ZBTB7B gene encoding zinc finger and BTB domain-containing protein 7B; the encoded protein is MASSEDELIGIPFPEHSSDLLSSLNEQRHRGVLCDITIKTQGLEYRTHRAVLAACSQYFRKLFTVAPSGKPSRDVCHLDFLKPDALGALLDFAYTATLTISNANMRDVLRAARLLEIPCVVEACVEILRCNGSREEMGGDAEDLDGFLRARQYLECYGAQENGEDNTPPPEVDGLHPTSLSMPQHQKPVQLIPRKRRRKFLQPSQRAQNGSPYVVEDDSMERAASPTEAPSPTELPPDDGSLGCNRYTSDNGLVGQHLFVPPSPPEDLLSDEEHSDIRFLNPLDHENPELAATSLDDNGKQMRRRRSQMPQECPVCHKIIHGAGKLPRHMRTHTGEKPFVCQVCGVRFTRNDKLKIHMRKHTGERPYCCEHCSARFLHSYDLKNHMHLHTGDRPYECSLCHKAFAKEDHLQRHMKGQNCLEVRTRRRRKEDPPAQRIIPAPSLDLANGKMDDLRLSMLRYWGLSRPHSGGASPEGPLGLDPS